Proteins encoded together in one Armatimonadota bacterium window:
- a CDS encoding lysophospholipid acyltransferase family protein — protein sequence MRAVLGCYLRLAVEGTAHVPAGAALLVANHPSALDPVLIAAALPRRAVFMGAAEFLTWPVVGWVMRAYGVVPVRRGRVDAAAVREAVRVLRAGGLLVIFPEGRVAPSGGALRPGAGLLAAAAHVPVVPVAVVGSSRALPLGRYLPRPVPVRVCIGPPLPPPPDREAGERTVEEAMAWIRRTAASRPAEASPAQPPAGSA from the coding sequence CTGGCCGTGGAGGGGACGGCGCACGTACCGGCCGGGGCGGCCCTCCTGGTGGCCAACCACCCCAGCGCCCTCGACCCCGTCCTCATCGCCGCCGCCCTCCCGCGGCGTGCCGTCTTCATGGGGGCGGCCGAGTTCCTCACCTGGCCAGTGGTGGGGTGGGTGATGCGGGCGTACGGCGTCGTCCCGGTGCGCCGGGGCCGGGTGGACGCGGCGGCCGTCCGCGAGGCGGTGCGGGTCCTGCGGGCGGGCGGCCTCCTCGTCATCTTCCCGGAGGGGCGGGTGGCGCCCTCCGGAGGGGCGCTCAGGCCCGGCGCAGGACTTCTGGCCGCCGCCGCACACGTCCCCGTCGTCCCCGTAGCCGTCGTGGGCTCGTCGCGCGCCCTGCCGCTCGGCCGCTACCTTCCCCGCCCCGTCCCCGTGCGGGTGTGCATCGGTCCGCCGCTCCCACCGCCCCCGGACCGGGAGGCGGGGGAGCGCACGGTGGAAGAGGCGATGGCCTGGATCCGGCGCACCGCGGCCTCGCGACCGGCGGAGGCCTCGCCGGCGCAGCCCCCGGCGGGTTCCGCCTAG
- a CDS encoding sulfurtransferase: protein MAYAHPEVLVEPEWLQAHLDDPTVRIVESSENTALYAEGHIPNALLLHWREDLQDPVVRDWVSRERFAQLLGERGISDAHTVVLYGDRHNWFAAYAFWLFKYYGHRDARLLNGGRDRWVREERPLTTDVPRFPPATYRAGDPDRQIRAFRDDLLRRLGDRSLALVDVRSPEEYRGELLAPPAYPQEGAQRGGHIPGAVNIPWVQNLREDGTFKSPEELRRLYESAGITPDREVVAYCRIGERSSLTWFTLGYLLGYPSVRNYDGSWTEWGSLVASPIER from the coding sequence ATGGCATACGCACACCCTGAGGTTCTGGTCGAGCCGGAGTGGCTGCAGGCGCACCTGGACGACCCCACGGTGCGCATCGTGGAGTCGAGCGAGAACACCGCGCTCTACGCGGAGGGGCACATCCCCAACGCCCTCCTGCTGCACTGGCGGGAGGACCTGCAGGACCCGGTGGTGCGCGACTGGGTGAGTCGGGAGCGCTTCGCCCAGCTCCTGGGGGAGCGCGGCATCAGCGACGCGCACACCGTGGTCCTCTACGGCGACCGGCACAACTGGTTCGCCGCCTACGCCTTCTGGCTCTTCAAGTACTACGGGCACCGGGACGCGCGGCTGCTCAACGGGGGGCGGGACCGCTGGGTGCGCGAGGAGCGCCCGCTCACGACGGACGTCCCCCGCTTCCCGCCGGCCACCTACCGCGCGGGGGATCCCGACCGGCAGATCCGCGCCTTTCGGGACGACCTCCTGCGGCGGCTCGGCGACCGGTCGCTGGCCCTGGTGGACGTCCGCTCCCCCGAGGAGTACCGCGGCGAGCTGCTGGCGCCCCCGGCCTATCCCCAGGAGGGGGCTCAGCGCGGCGGGCACATCCCCGGGGCCGTGAACATCCCCTGGGTGCAGAACCTGCGGGAGGACGGGACGTTCAAATCCCCCGAGGAGCTGCGGCGCCTCTACGAGAGCGCCGGGATCACCCCCGACCGCGAGGTGGTGGCCTACTGCCGCATCGGGGAGCGCTCCTCCCTCACCTGGTTCACGCTGGGCTACCTGCTCGGCTACCCCTCGGTGCGCAACTACGACGGGTCCTGGACCGAGTGGGGCAGCCTGGTGGCCAGCCCCATCGAGCGGTGA
- a CDS encoding DUF4395 family protein encodes MGSPRAPHPTTVDHNAIKFGQVVIVLTVAVAWLAALPVLVAVLAAVLLLNVALGESGPLRLLYRHVVLPLRVVRPHPVPDDPAPHRFAQGVGGGVLAVAAAAFAAGASAVGWLLAALVAVLAAVNVLWNFCAGCFLYAQLRRAGLIRRREAA; translated from the coding sequence ATGGGATCGCCGCGCGCGCCCCACCCCACGACGGTCGACCACAACGCCATCAAGTTCGGCCAGGTGGTCATCGTCCTCACGGTGGCCGTGGCCTGGCTGGCCGCCCTGCCGGTCCTGGTGGCCGTCCTGGCGGCCGTCCTCCTGCTGAACGTGGCGCTGGGAGAGTCCGGGCCGCTCCGGCTCCTCTACCGTCACGTCGTCCTGCCGCTGCGGGTCGTCCGGCCCCACCCGGTGCCGGACGACCCCGCGCCGCACCGCTTCGCCCAGGGGGTGGGCGGCGGGGTCCTGGCAGTCGCCGCCGCCGCCTTTGCCGCCGGCGCGTCCGCGGTGGGCTGGCTCCTGGCGGCCCTGGTGGCGGTACTGGCGGCGGTGAACGTCCTCTGGAACTTCTGCGCGGGGTGCTTCCTCTACGCGCAGCTCCGGCGGGCCGGCCTCATCCGCCGCCGCGAAGCCGCATGA
- a CDS encoding thioredoxin family protein: MTRLLVLLAILAALGLVALWLWRRPQALTRRLAHTGALDGLVPPGRPAILAFASTDCAVCRSAQRPALDEVAAALGEAVTVREVDIVQEPALARAFTVFTVPSTVVLDGEGRVVAFNAGYAPPDRLRRQVLQAGRSPSPRGEQSVGLT; encoded by the coding sequence ATGACCCGCCTGCTGGTCCTCCTCGCCATCCTCGCCGCGCTGGGGCTCGTCGCGCTCTGGCTGTGGCGCCGCCCGCAGGCGCTCACGCGGCGTCTGGCGCACACGGGGGCGCTCGACGGGCTGGTCCCGCCGGGCCGCCCGGCCATCCTGGCCTTTGCCTCCACGGACTGCGCCGTCTGCCGCAGCGCCCAGCGCCCCGCCCTCGACGAGGTTGCCGCGGCCCTGGGAGAGGCGGTGACGGTGCGCGAGGTGGACATCGTCCAGGAGCCGGCCCTGGCCCGGGCATTCACCGTCTTCACCGTGCCGAGCACCGTGGTGCTGGACGGCGAGGGGCGGGTCGTGGCCTTCAACGCTGGCTACGCCCCGCCCGATCGGCTCCGCCGGCAGGTCCTCCAGGCGGGCAGGAGCCCCTCCCCGCGGGGCGAACAGAGCGTAGGGCTCACCTGA
- the proS gene encoding proline--tRNA ligase, which produces MTVRQAVQIPSREQDFSEWYTAVCLRAELADYAPVRGMMVIRPYGYALWEGMQRWLDARFKATGHVTAAFPVLIPESLLRREAEHVQGFAPQVAWVTHGGDEELEERLAVRPTSEAIIMPMYARWVQSYRDLPILIVLWNSVVRWEKATRLFLRTREFYWHEGHTAHRTEEEAEREALLILDIYREFVEQVLAIPVLVGRKPPSERFAGAQRTYTLEALMPDAQAIQAGTSHYFGQNFGRAFDIRFLDADNQEKYVSTTSWAISSRIIGALVMAHGDDRGLQLPPAIAPYQVVIVPIPGKDGEMVRQRAAELAARLEQRFRVTLDDREQYTPGWKFHEWELRGVPVRLELGPRDLPRGQVVLVPRTGGEKETVALERLEDALTHMLDTVQQSLFERGQAYLRAHIVEARTVDEVAAHIQAQRGFVRVRWCEAQACEDRLREATGASPRVIPLDDVPEGACIVCGQPARATVYWARAY; this is translated from the coding sequence ATGACGGTGAGACAGGCCGTGCAGATCCCGAGCCGCGAGCAGGACTTCTCGGAGTGGTACACCGCCGTCTGCCTGCGCGCCGAGCTGGCCGACTACGCGCCGGTGCGCGGCATGATGGTCATCCGCCCCTACGGCTACGCGCTCTGGGAGGGGATGCAGCGCTGGCTGGACGCCCGCTTCAAGGCCACCGGGCACGTCACCGCCGCGTTCCCGGTGCTCATCCCGGAGAGCCTGCTCCGCCGCGAGGCGGAGCACGTGCAGGGGTTCGCCCCCCAGGTGGCCTGGGTGACCCATGGGGGCGACGAGGAGCTGGAGGAGCGCCTGGCGGTGCGCCCCACCTCCGAGGCCATCATCATGCCGATGTACGCCCGGTGGGTGCAGTCGTACCGTGACCTGCCCATCCTCATCGTGCTGTGGAACAGTGTCGTCCGCTGGGAGAAGGCCACCCGGCTCTTCCTGCGTACGCGGGAGTTCTACTGGCACGAGGGGCACACCGCCCACCGCACCGAGGAGGAGGCGGAGCGCGAGGCCCTGCTCATCCTGGACATCTACCGGGAGTTCGTCGAGCAGGTCCTGGCCATCCCCGTGCTGGTGGGGCGCAAGCCGCCCAGCGAGCGCTTCGCCGGCGCCCAGCGCACCTACACCCTGGAGGCCCTGATGCCAGACGCGCAGGCGATCCAGGCCGGCACCTCCCACTACTTTGGCCAGAACTTCGGCCGGGCCTTCGACATCCGCTTCCTCGACGCGGACAACCAGGAGAAGTACGTCTCCACGACCTCGTGGGCGATCTCCTCCCGCATCATCGGCGCGCTGGTCATGGCCCACGGCGACGACCGGGGCCTGCAGCTCCCGCCGGCCATTGCCCCCTACCAGGTGGTCATCGTGCCCATCCCGGGCAAGGACGGTGAGATGGTGCGCCAGCGCGCCGCCGAGCTGGCCGCCCGTCTGGAGCAGCGCTTCCGCGTCACCCTGGACGACCGCGAACAGTACACCCCGGGGTGGAAGTTTCACGAGTGGGAGCTGCGCGGCGTGCCGGTGCGCCTGGAGCTGGGCCCGCGCGACCTGCCGCGCGGGCAGGTCGTGCTGGTCCCGCGCACCGGGGGCGAGAAGGAGACGGTGGCCCTGGAGCGTCTGGAGGACGCCCTCACCCACATGCTCGACACCGTGCAGCAGAGCCTCTTCGAGCGCGGGCAGGCCTACCTGCGGGCCCACATCGTCGAGGCGCGCACCGTCGACGAGGTGGCTGCGCACATCCAGGCCCAGCGGGGGTTCGTGCGCGTGAGGTGGTGCGAGGCCCAGGCCTGCGAGGACCGGCTGCGGGAGGCCACCGGGGCATCGCCGCGGGTGATCCCGCTCGACGACGTCCCGGAGGGCGCCTGCATCGTCTGCGGCCAACCCGCCCGCGCCACGGTCTACTGGGCCCGGGCCTATTGA
- a CDS encoding glycoside hydrolase family 15 protein, whose protein sequence is MEIVAEPSPYPPIGAYGLISDAHSAALVSRDGSVDWCCFHRFDARPAFARILDWRKGGYCRIAPTAPYRTSRRYLPGTNVLETTFETAAGRVRLIDCLPVHPAGRGGRAHPYHQLLRLVRGEAGAVEVEVQLSPRFDFGRTVPRVELRAEDAGVAYGGADALAFQSTIPLTRMGPGDASGRATLHAGEEAVCAITYMLPHDLHLVRCSREEIHRRLEQTVAFWTRWAAACTYDGPYREAVLRSALVLKALTNAPTGAIVAAPTTSLPEQIGGTRNWDYRYTWLRDAALTLYALFTLGYTEEAHAFMRWLVRTTAGRAEDLQIMYGVGGERLIPEVELTGLEGYRGSRPVRIGNAAADQFQLDVYGYLADTAWLYHRHGGEIDPVFWEFLQGVVDVVERLWLQPDRGIWEIRGAPRHFVSSKVMAWVAVDRAIRLARALGLPAPLGRWRALQRRIRTWIETEGVDRRTGAFAQSAGSPEVDASLLLIPLVRFLPAHDPRVAATVERVRAELTHDGFVYRYRNTEHDGVGGPEGTFVICTFWLVDALAMLGRLEEARALFERLLGYTNDLGLLAEELDPHTGEALGNFPQAFSHVGLIGAAMNLLKAARVPACGPAPVAPLTAHEEAADV, encoded by the coding sequence GTGGAGATCGTGGCGGAGCCTTCACCCTACCCGCCCATTGGGGCGTACGGCCTCATCAGCGATGCCCACTCGGCCGCCCTGGTCTCCCGGGACGGGTCCGTGGACTGGTGCTGCTTCCACCGCTTCGACGCCCGCCCGGCCTTCGCGCGGATCCTCGACTGGCGTAAGGGCGGCTACTGCCGGATCGCGCCGACCGCGCCGTACCGGACGAGCCGCCGCTACCTCCCCGGGACCAACGTGCTGGAGACCACCTTCGAGACGGCGGCGGGCCGAGTGCGCCTCATCGACTGCCTGCCCGTGCACCCGGCCGGGCGGGGCGGGCGCGCCCACCCCTACCATCAGCTCCTCCGCCTCGTCCGCGGCGAGGCCGGCGCCGTCGAGGTCGAGGTGCAGCTCTCTCCGCGGTTCGACTTCGGCCGCACCGTTCCGCGCGTGGAGCTCCGGGCCGAGGACGCCGGGGTGGCCTACGGCGGCGCCGACGCCCTGGCCTTCCAGTCCACCATCCCCCTCACGCGGATGGGGCCCGGCGACGCCTCGGGGCGGGCGACGCTGCACGCCGGGGAGGAGGCGGTCTGTGCCATCACCTACATGCTGCCCCACGACCTGCACCTGGTGCGCTGCAGCCGCGAGGAGATCCACAGGCGGCTCGAGCAGACGGTGGCCTTCTGGACCCGCTGGGCGGCGGCGTGCACTTACGACGGGCCCTACCGGGAAGCGGTGCTGCGCAGCGCCCTCGTGCTGAAGGCCCTGACCAACGCGCCGACCGGCGCCATCGTGGCCGCGCCCACCACCTCGCTCCCGGAGCAGATCGGCGGGACCCGCAACTGGGACTACCGGTACACCTGGCTGCGCGACGCCGCCCTGACCCTCTACGCGCTCTTCACCCTGGGCTACACCGAGGAGGCGCACGCCTTCATGAGGTGGCTCGTGCGCACGACGGCGGGGCGGGCGGAGGACCTGCAGATCATGTACGGTGTCGGGGGCGAGCGGCTGATCCCCGAGGTCGAGCTGACCGGGCTGGAGGGGTACCGCGGCTCGCGGCCCGTGCGCATCGGCAACGCCGCCGCCGACCAGTTCCAGCTCGACGTCTACGGCTACCTGGCGGACACGGCCTGGCTCTACCACCGGCACGGGGGCGAGATCGACCCGGTCTTCTGGGAGTTCCTCCAGGGCGTGGTCGACGTCGTCGAGCGGCTGTGGCTGCAGCCCGACCGTGGCATCTGGGAGATCCGCGGCGCTCCCCGCCACTTCGTCTCCTCCAAGGTCATGGCCTGGGTGGCGGTCGACCGGGCCATCCGCCTGGCCCGGGCGCTGGGCCTGCCGGCGCCGCTTGGCCGGTGGCGCGCACTGCAGCGCCGCATCCGGACCTGGATCGAGACCGAGGGCGTGGACCGGCGCACCGGCGCCTTCGCCCAGTCGGCCGGGAGCCCGGAGGTCGACGCCTCGCTGCTGCTGATTCCGCTGGTGCGCTTCCTGCCGGCGCACGACCCGCGGGTCGCGGCCACCGTGGAGCGGGTCCGGGCCGAGCTCACCCACGACGGGTTCGTCTACCGGTACCGGAACACCGAGCACGACGGCGTGGGCGGGCCGGAGGGCACCTTCGTCATCTGCACCTTCTGGCTGGTGGACGCCCTGGCCATGCTGGGACGCCTGGAGGAGGCGCGGGCGCTCTTCGAGCGCCTGCTCGGCTACACCAACGACTTGGGCCTCCTGGCGGAGGAGCTCGACCCGCACACGGGGGAGGCGCTCGGCAACTTTCCCCAGGCCTTCAGCCACGTGGGGCTGATCGGCGCGGCCATGAATCTGTTGAAGGCCGCTCGGGTCCCCGCCTGTGGGCCGGCGCCGGTCGCACCGCTCACCGCCCACGAGGAAGCGGCCGACGTCTGA
- a CDS encoding NAD(P)H-hydrate epimerase: protein MRRVDTLAVETFGLGILQMMEHAGRALAEHALLLQAGRDGPVVVLAGPGGNGGGGLCCARHLHNRGVPTAVALDRPVEALRGPAATQMHALRAAGLQPLDDADVPHALAAAGVVVDALVGYGLVGPPRGRVAELIALAGAVRAPILALDVPSGVDATTGEAPGPAIRPTRTVTLALPKTGLASVRGDLFLADIGIPPALYRSVGLEVGPIFGERWWVPLRRVG from the coding sequence ATGCGCCGAGTGGACACCCTGGCGGTCGAGACCTTCGGCCTGGGGATCCTGCAGATGATGGAGCACGCCGGCCGGGCCCTGGCCGAGCATGCGCTCCTGCTCCAGGCTGGACGCGACGGTCCGGTCGTCGTCCTGGCCGGCCCCGGCGGCAACGGCGGGGGCGGCCTGTGCTGTGCACGTCACCTCCACAACCGGGGCGTGCCGACCGCCGTCGCGCTCGACCGCCCGGTCGAGGCGCTCCGCGGTCCGGCGGCCACTCAGATGCACGCTCTTCGGGCTGCCGGCCTCCAGCCGCTGGATGACGCCGATGTCCCCCACGCGCTGGCTGCAGCCGGGGTGGTAGTCGACGCGCTGGTCGGCTACGGTCTGGTCGGACCTCCTCGAGGACGGGTCGCCGAACTCATCGCGCTGGCTGGCGCGGTCCGTGCGCCCATCCTGGCGCTGGATGTTCCATCGGGAGTCGATGCGACCACCGGGGAAGCGCCCGGGCCCGCCATCCGGCCAACCCGCACCGTCACGCTGGCCCTGCCCAAGACGGGACTGGCGTCCGTCCGTGGGGACCTGTTCCTGGCGGATATCGGCATCCCCCCTGCCCTCTACCGGAGCGTGGGGTTGGAGGTCGGGCCGATCTTCGGGGAACGGTGGTGGGTCCCGCTGCGGCGCGTAGGCTGA